A window from Flammeovirgaceae bacterium encodes these proteins:
- a CDS encoding valine--tRNA ligase: MPLPTKYNPASVENKWYTYWNENGLFHASPNANKQPYTIVIPPPNVTGVLHMGHMLNNTIQDVLVRKARMEGKAACWVPGTDHASIATEAKVVAMLREKGIKKSDLGREDFLQHAWDWKEKYGGIILEQLKKLGASCDWKRTAFTMDPGYYKAVVRVFVDLYNKGYIYRGLRMINWDVEAKTALSNEEVIYKEEGEKSILYSVRYKVKGTENEWVVIATQRPETIMGDVAIAVNPTDGRYKNLIGKKVLVPFVKREIPVIADDYVDKEFGTGCLKVTPAHDVNDYEIGLRHNLPVIDTIDDNGALNENCGVPGYVGKDRFAVRKQIVKDLKELGDLVKEEGFVTRIGRSERTNTVVEPKLSLQWFVKMKEISRQAYQAVENDEIKLHPAKFKNTYRHWMENVRDWCVSRQLWWGHRIPAYFYGKGDDDFVVAETPGEAAILASKKTGKKIEESDLQQDPDVLDTWASSWLWPIEVFHGFDDTCYDREKGKVNRAANADLNYFYPTQVLVTAPEILFFWVARMIIAGYEYMNERPFEDVYLTGIVRDKLGRKMSKSLGNSPDPLQLIGKYGADGVRAGMLFSSPAGNDLLFDEKLCEQGRNFSNKVWNAFRLVKGWETKENTPPEENQVAATWFASRLNQSMAELQSHYSKFRISDALLTVYKLVWDDFCSWYLEIIKPAFGQPIDEATQAKTIGFFETILKLLHPFMPFITEELWHELGEKDESDCILVAPYPAAAGFDTEITEQAAVAFEVVTQIRNIRNTKGISPKEPVSLIVGEAGKQKAMPFASIIQKTANVKEVSFTNDKPANGVVFIVQSVEFFIPLEGKVDMEKEGAAIQKELEYARGFLASVMKKLNNERFVKGAPPAVLEAEQKKKADAESKIALLEENLKALQG, encoded by the coding sequence ATGCCACTTCCTACCAAGTACAATCCGGCCTCTGTTGAAAACAAATGGTATACCTATTGGAATGAAAACGGCCTCTTTCATGCCAGCCCCAACGCCAACAAACAACCTTATACGATAGTTATCCCTCCCCCCAACGTTACCGGGGTGCTCCACATGGGGCATATGCTCAACAACACCATTCAGGATGTGCTCGTCCGCAAGGCCAGGATGGAAGGAAAAGCCGCATGTTGGGTGCCCGGGACAGACCACGCCTCCATCGCCACGGAAGCCAAGGTGGTGGCCATGCTTCGTGAAAAAGGAATAAAAAAATCTGACCTCGGAAGGGAGGATTTCCTACAACATGCCTGGGACTGGAAAGAAAAATACGGTGGGATAATTCTGGAACAATTAAAAAAACTGGGGGCTTCATGCGACTGGAAGCGCACCGCCTTTACCATGGATCCAGGCTATTACAAGGCAGTGGTCCGTGTTTTTGTGGACCTTTACAACAAAGGGTATATCTACCGTGGGCTTCGGATGATCAACTGGGACGTGGAGGCAAAAACAGCCTTGTCAAACGAAGAAGTGATCTATAAAGAAGAAGGGGAAAAATCCATCCTTTACTCGGTGCGGTACAAGGTAAAAGGCACGGAAAACGAATGGGTCGTTATCGCCACGCAGCGCCCTGAAACCATTATGGGCGATGTGGCCATTGCGGTCAACCCCACGGATGGGCGCTATAAAAACCTGATCGGAAAAAAAGTGCTGGTGCCCTTCGTAAAAAGGGAGATACCCGTGATTGCCGATGACTACGTAGACAAGGAATTTGGCACAGGCTGCCTCAAGGTGACGCCCGCACATGATGTAAACGACTATGAAATAGGATTGCGGCACAACCTGCCCGTGATCGATACCATAGATGACAATGGGGCCCTCAATGAAAATTGCGGGGTTCCGGGGTATGTTGGAAAGGACCGGTTTGCCGTAAGGAAGCAAATCGTAAAAGACCTGAAGGAGTTAGGCGACCTCGTAAAAGAAGAAGGGTTCGTTACCCGTATCGGCCGCTCAGAAAGGACCAATACCGTGGTGGAGCCAAAGCTCTCTTTACAATGGTTTGTGAAAATGAAAGAAATTTCACGGCAAGCCTACCAGGCCGTGGAGAATGACGAAATCAAGCTCCACCCTGCGAAGTTCAAAAACACTTATCGCCACTGGATGGAAAACGTGAGGGACTGGTGCGTCTCGCGCCAACTCTGGTGGGGGCACCGCATCCCTGCCTACTTTTATGGCAAGGGGGATGATGATTTTGTAGTGGCAGAGACCCCCGGGGAGGCTGCCATATTGGCCTCGAAAAAAACAGGAAAAAAAATAGAAGAAAGCGACCTTCAACAAGACCCTGACGTGTTGGACACCTGGGCTTCCTCCTGGCTATGGCCCATCGAAGTATTCCATGGCTTTGACGATACCTGTTACGACCGCGAAAAAGGGAAAGTAAACCGCGCTGCCAATGCAGACCTCAACTACTTCTACCCCACACAAGTATTGGTGACTGCCCCGGAAATATTGTTTTTCTGGGTGGCCCGTATGATCATTGCCGGGTATGAATATATGAACGAGCGTCCATTTGAAGATGTTTACCTGACCGGGATTGTCCGCGACAAGCTGGGAAGGAAAATGTCAAAATCACTGGGCAACTCCCCCGATCCCCTGCAATTGATTGGCAAGTACGGGGCAGATGGCGTAAGGGCAGGCATGCTCTTCAGCTCCCCGGCAGGAAATGACCTTTTATTTGACGAAAAGCTTTGTGAGCAAGGAAGGAATTTCTCCAACAAGGTATGGAATGCCTTTCGTTTGGTAAAAGGGTGGGAAACCAAAGAAAACACGCCACCGGAAGAAAACCAGGTGGCCGCCACGTGGTTTGCTTCGCGGCTCAACCAGTCCATGGCCGAACTTCAATCCCATTACTCCAAATTCAGGATTTCTGACGCGCTCCTGACGGTATATAAACTGGTATGGGACGACTTCTGTTCCTGGTACCTGGAAATAATAAAGCCGGCCTTTGGCCAACCTATAGACGAAGCAACGCAGGCCAAAACCATAGGCTTTTTTGAAACTATTTTGAAGTTGCTCCATCCTTTTATGCCCTTTATTACCGAAGAGCTTTGGCACGAACTGGGCGAAAAAGACGAAAGCGATTGCATCCTCGTTGCCCCTTACCCGGCCGCTGCCGGCTTTGACACCGAAATAACAGAACAAGCCGCAGTTGCCTTTGAAGTGGTCACACAGATAAGGAACATACGGAACACAAAAGGCATATCGCCAAAAGAGCCTGTAAGCCTTATTGTGGGCGAAGCCGGCAAACAAAAGGCCATGCCCTTTGCCTCCATAATCCAAAAAACCGCCAATGTAAAAGAGGTGTCGTTTACGAATGACAAGCCGGCCAATGGCGTGGTGTTCATTGTTCAATCCGTTGAATTTTTCATTCCCCTGGAGGGGAAAGTGGACATGGAAAAAGAAGGGGCGGCCATTCAAAAAGAACTGGAGTACGCCCGCGGCTTTCTCGCTTCGGTTATGAAAAAGCTAAACAACGAGCGCTTTGTAAAAGGGGCGCCTCCCGCAGTGCTCGAAGCAGAGCAAAAGAAAAAGGCGGACGCGGAATCCAAGATCGCCCTGTTGGAGGAAAACCTTAAAGCGTTGCAAGGCTAG
- a CDS encoding PspC domain-containing protein gives MKRIQHFFEKYAFGVCTRLGEKLGIATSSIRLFFIYASFLTLGSPVILYLVLAFVMNIRRHLRRRSTIWDY, from the coding sequence ATAAAACGGATACAGCACTTTTTTGAGAAATATGCTTTTGGGGTATGTACCCGGCTTGGCGAAAAGCTGGGAATAGCCACCTCCAGCATAAGGCTGTTCTTTATTTATGCCTCCTTTCTCACTTTGGGCTCCCCCGTGATCCTTTACCTGGTGCTGGCTTTTGTGATGAACATAAGAAGGCACCTGCGGAGAAGGAGCACTATCTGGGACTATTAA
- a CDS encoding flavin reductase family protein, with amino-acid sequence MLTIDPKEVPVPKMHGYLLGTVAPRPIAFASTVDLEGNINLSPFSFFNVFSANPPIMVFSPARRGRDNTTKHTYENLKVVPEVVINIVNHDMVQQASLASTEYDRGVNEFVKSGLTPVPSLRVSPPRVGESPASFECKVNQVIELGKDGGAGNLMICEVLLAHIKEGILDEEGRVDPQKLDAVARMGGDYYCRASGTSLFKVPKPLATKGIGVDQIPQAIRNSKILTGNDLGMLGNVVQLPAKGTLDEVMEYGGTNEVHAQAQQLLRNGKVEAAWRLLLTYHQG; translated from the coding sequence ATGTTAACGATTGATCCAAAAGAAGTGCCTGTGCCAAAAATGCACGGCTACCTGCTCGGGACGGTGGCCCCCAGGCCTATTGCATTTGCTAGCACTGTCGATTTGGAGGGGAACATCAACTTGAGCCCTTTCAGTTTTTTCAACGTGTTTAGTGCCAACCCGCCCATCATGGTTTTTTCCCCCGCGAGAAGGGGGCGTGACAATACCACCAAACACACATACGAGAATTTGAAGGTAGTCCCGGAGGTGGTCATCAATATAGTAAACCATGATATGGTGCAGCAAGCCTCTCTGGCCAGCACGGAGTATGACCGGGGCGTTAACGAGTTTGTCAAGTCAGGATTAACGCCCGTGCCATCGTTAAGGGTAAGCCCTCCGAGGGTGGGGGAGTCTCCTGCATCCTTTGAATGCAAAGTCAACCAGGTAATCGAGCTGGGCAAGGATGGCGGTGCGGGAAACCTGATGATATGTGAGGTGTTGCTGGCGCACATCAAAGAGGGAATACTGGATGAGGAGGGCAGGGTAGACCCGCAGAAGCTTGATGCGGTGGCCAGGATGGGCGGTGATTATTATTGCAGGGCCAGCGGCACCTCCCTGTTCAAGGTCCCCAAGCCGTTGGCCACCAAGGGCATTGGTGTCGATCAGATCCCCCAGGCCATCCGCAACAGCAAAATCCTTACCGGCAACGACCTGGGCATGTTGGGCAATGTTGTGCAGCTACCTGCAAAAGGCACACTTGACGAGGTGATGGAATATGGGGGCACAAATGAGGTCCATGCACAGGCGCAGCAATTGTTGCGCAACGGGAAGGTAGAGGCTGCCTGGAGGTTGTTGCTTACTTACCACCAGGGATAA
- a CDS encoding rRNA methyltransferase, which yields MLPPLLIPDEFQKIVKGLLGNESDEFFKSLLAPPPPGIRLNPQKKFQAENASPIPWAQHGKYLKERPVYTLDPALHAGAYYVQEPSSMFLEQAVIHSLDLGQPLTVLDLCAAPGGKSTHLLSLLSPDSLLVCNEAIRSRASVLSENIQKWGHANALVCSNDPSRFPHLQGLFDLVVVDAPCSGEGLFRKDNEALREWSPAHVELCALRQRRILKEVWPALKENGILVFCTCTYNALEDEGTMEWLGQAGDCEFMSIPLKKEWGIVETKSKNTVGYRFYPHKVKGEGFFLSVVRKKGRQDKVRFHNKEALGERCKREEIKSWLTGPMPFRYVVNKGLAIAVPEAIHEVANGLAEMLNIVHFGIPMATDKRGKLVPQHSAAMSVHLNKENFACYELSRAQAIGYLRKEPLEINHSEKGFALFTYDGNPLGWANLLPHRINNLYPSNWRIRMMPR from the coding sequence GTGCTTCCCCCATTGCTCATACCGGATGAATTCCAAAAGATAGTAAAAGGCCTTCTCGGAAACGAATCAGACGAATTTTTTAAGTCTTTGCTCGCCCCTCCGCCCCCGGGCATACGCCTCAATCCCCAAAAAAAATTCCAAGCTGAAAACGCCTCTCCTATTCCATGGGCACAACATGGGAAATACCTGAAAGAAAGGCCTGTATATACCCTGGACCCTGCCCTTCATGCTGGCGCCTACTACGTGCAGGAGCCCAGCTCCATGTTCCTGGAGCAGGCCGTCATCCATTCTTTGGACCTGGGGCAGCCCCTTACCGTGCTGGACCTATGTGCGGCACCAGGCGGAAAATCAACTCACCTTCTGTCGTTGCTTTCGCCTGATAGTTTGCTTGTCTGCAATGAGGCCATTCGGTCGCGTGCCTCGGTTTTATCCGAGAACATTCAAAAGTGGGGGCATGCCAATGCCCTGGTGTGCAGCAACGATCCTTCGCGTTTCCCCCACCTCCAGGGGCTATTTGATTTGGTGGTAGTGGATGCCCCCTGCTCGGGCGAAGGTTTGTTTCGAAAAGACAATGAGGCCCTGCGCGAATGGTCCCCTGCCCATGTGGAGTTGTGCGCATTGCGCCAACGTAGGATCCTTAAAGAAGTGTGGCCCGCCTTAAAGGAAAATGGCATTCTTGTTTTTTGCACCTGCACCTACAATGCCCTTGAGGATGAAGGGACAATGGAGTGGCTAGGCCAGGCTGGTGACTGTGAGTTCATGTCCATTCCATTAAAGAAGGAATGGGGCATAGTCGAAACCAAAAGCAAAAACACGGTTGGCTATCGCTTCTATCCCCATAAAGTCAAAGGGGAGGGTTTTTTCCTATCTGTTGTGCGGAAAAAAGGGAGGCAGGACAAAGTGCGTTTCCACAACAAGGAAGCCTTGGGCGAAAGGTGCAAAAGGGAGGAAATAAAATCCTGGCTGACGGGCCCAATGCCCTTCCGTTATGTGGTCAACAAAGGCTTGGCCATAGCCGTGCCCGAGGCCATCCATGAGGTAGCAAATGGCTTGGCGGAAATGCTGAACATCGTCCATTTTGGCATCCCAATGGCCACGGACAAACGCGGGAAACTAGTGCCCCAACACAGTGCGGCCATGTCGGTGCACCTGAACAAGGAAAATTTTGCCTGCTATGAATTGTCGCGGGCACAGGCCATCGGTTACCTTCGGAAGGAGCCGCTGGAAATAAACCATAGTGAAAAAGGCTTTGCCCTTTTCACCTATGATGGCAACCCATTGGGATGGGCAAACCTACTGCCCCACCGCATCAACAACCTCTATCCCTCAAACTGGAGGATAAGGATGATGCCCCGCTAA
- a CDS encoding glycosyltransferase family 2 protein: protein MSRTAVVILNYNGKELLEKFLPSVIEFSGDAQIIVADNQSTDGSRAFLQQAFPGVALIAIPSNLGFCGGYNFALRQVEAEYYVLLNSDVEVTANWLSPIVSLLDNDAATGAVQPKILSYRNKKQFEYAGAAGGFIDWLGYPFCRGRIFDVLEEDQGQYDDTTPIFWASGACMAIRASLYHSMGGLDETFFAHMEEIDLCWRLNRAGHKVMYCGNSTVYHVGGATLHKSNPKKAYYNFRNGMIMLIKNLGKAQLAIALPIRLVLDWMAAIRFLFLGKGGEFMAVARAHLYVLAHLRGLASKRASGTPYMARHIYPRPILVDYHLRGKRKFTDLRFNSPR from the coding sequence GTCATCCTGAATTACAATGGCAAAGAACTGCTCGAAAAATTCCTTCCTTCCGTTATTGAGTTCAGCGGGGACGCACAAATAATCGTGGCAGACAACCAGTCCACGGATGGGTCCAGGGCTTTCCTCCAACAGGCGTTTCCGGGGGTCGCCTTGATCGCCATCCCATCCAACCTCGGCTTCTGTGGGGGCTATAACTTTGCCCTAAGGCAGGTGGAGGCGGAATACTATGTGCTCCTCAATTCCGATGTGGAGGTGACCGCCAACTGGCTGTCGCCTATTGTTTCCCTCCTCGACAACGATGCCGCGACCGGTGCCGTGCAGCCCAAAATATTGTCCTACCGCAATAAAAAGCAATTTGAATACGCTGGGGCTGCCGGGGGGTTTATCGATTGGCTGGGCTACCCCTTTTGCCGGGGGCGGATTTTTGATGTCCTGGAAGAAGACCAAGGCCAGTATGACGATACCACTCCCATCTTTTGGGCCTCGGGGGCATGTATGGCCATACGGGCCAGCCTGTACCATTCAATGGGCGGCCTGGACGAAACTTTTTTTGCCCATATGGAAGAGATAGACCTGTGCTGGAGGTTGAACCGGGCTGGCCATAAGGTAATGTATTGCGGGAATTCGACCGTGTACCACGTGGGGGGCGCCACCCTGCACAAGTCCAACCCAAAAAAGGCCTATTACAACTTCAGGAACGGTATGATCATGCTGATAAAAAACCTGGGCAAAGCCCAATTGGCCATTGCACTTCCCATCCGCCTGGTGTTGGACTGGATGGCCGCCATTCGGTTTTTGTTTTTGGGAAAAGGTGGGGAATTTATGGCCGTGGCCAGGGCCCACCTATATGTGCTTGCCCACCTGCGCGGCCTGGCCTCAAAACGGGCATCAGGAACCCCATACATGGCCCGGCACATCTATCCACGGCCAATCCTTGTTGATTACCACTTAAGGGGCAAGCGCAAATTTACCGACCTGCGCTTTAATAGTCCCAGATAG
- the fahA gene encoding fumarylacetoacetase, which produces MSKANNPKLKSWVDVPAGSDFPIQNLPFGIFKTQYLTSVAGVAIGNHVLDLVYLYENGFFDGLGLPPGIFNQQYLNSFIGLGRKKCGKVRERVSELLQSDNNELKNNKAAREIALVPMDEVEMGMPVDIPNYTDFYSSEEHATNVGTMFRDPKNALLPNWKHLPVGYHGRASSIVVSGTGIHRPKGQLKPPDAPAPVFGPCKKLDFELEMAFVTCANTALGSSVPTGEAENNIFGLVLFNDWSARDIQTWEYVPLGPFLAKNFASTISPWIVTLDALEPFRVAGPTQSPEVLPYLAYEGKKNYDIALEVAIGEGENATVVSRSNFKYLYWNMCQQLAHHTVNGCNLRVGDLYASGTISGPDKGSYGSMLEITWNGKTPVTLKDGSERKFIEDGDTVTMKAAAEKDGVRIGFGNCTGKVLPAT; this is translated from the coding sequence ATGAGCAAAGCGAACAACCCAAAATTAAAGAGCTGGGTCGATGTGCCGGCAGGTTCCGATTTTCCCATTCAAAACCTGCCGTTTGGGATATTCAAGACCCAATACCTTACGTCCGTGGCCGGTGTGGCCATTGGCAACCATGTGCTCGACTTGGTGTACCTATACGAAAATGGTTTTTTCGATGGCCTGGGGCTGCCCCCGGGTATTTTCAACCAGCAGTACCTCAACTCCTTTATCGGGTTGGGCAGGAAAAAATGCGGGAAAGTGAGGGAACGTGTCTCGGAGTTGCTCCAAAGTGATAATAACGAACTGAAAAACAATAAGGCCGCTCGCGAGATCGCATTGGTGCCTATGGACGAAGTGGAGATGGGGATGCCCGTGGACATTCCCAATTACACCGATTTTTATAGCAGTGAGGAGCACGCCACCAATGTAGGGACCATGTTTCGGGACCCTAAAAATGCCTTGTTGCCCAATTGGAAACATTTGCCTGTAGGGTACCATGGACGTGCTTCGTCCATAGTGGTGTCGGGCACGGGCATTCATCGGCCAAAAGGCCAATTAAAACCCCCTGATGCCCCTGCCCCCGTTTTTGGTCCGTGCAAAAAGCTGGACTTTGAACTGGAGATGGCCTTCGTCACCTGTGCCAACACCGCACTGGGCTCGTCCGTGCCCACAGGGGAAGCGGAAAACAATATTTTTGGCCTGGTGCTTTTTAATGATTGGTCGGCCAGGGACATCCAAACCTGGGAGTACGTACCGCTTGGCCCGTTTCTGGCAAAGAACTTTGCTTCCACCATTTCGCCATGGATCGTTACCTTGGACGCCCTGGAGCCCTTCAGGGTGGCAGGCCCCACGCAAAGCCCGGAGGTGTTGCCCTACCTGGCCTATGAGGGTAAAAAAAACTACGACATCGCCTTGGAGGTGGCCATAGGCGAGGGGGAAAATGCTACAGTGGTCTCCAGGTCAAATTTTAAATATTTGTATTGGAACATGTGCCAGCAGTTGGCGCACCATACCGTAAACGGATGCAACCTGCGGGTGGGCGACTTGTATGCGTCAGGTACCATTAGTGGCCCTGACAAGGGGTCGTATGGATCAATGTTGGAAATCACCTGGAACGGCAAAACCCCGGTCACACTCAAGGATGGTTCCGAAAGGAAGTTTATTGAAGATGGCGACACGGTAACCATGAAAGCGGCCGCGGAAAAAGACGGGGTAAGGATAGGGTTTGGAAACTGCACAGGAAAAGTTTTGCCAGCGACATAA
- a CDS encoding pyruvate dehydrogenase complex E1 component subunit beta — protein MREIQFREALREAMSEEMRRDKNVFLMGEEVAEYNGAYKVSQGMLEEFGATRVIDTPIAELGFAGVGVGAAMNGTRPIIEFMTFNFSLVAIDQVINAAAKMMSMSGGQFNIPMVFRGPTGNAGMLSSQHSQNFESWYANCPGLKVVIPSNPYDAKGLLKTAIRDDDPVIFMESELMYGDKGEVPEEEYLIPIGSAKVVREGTDVTIVSFGKFMKVALATAEELQKEDISAEVIDLRSVRPIDYGTVVESVKKTNRLVIIEEAWPLAAISSEITYHIQKYAFDYLDAPIHRINSLDVPLPYAPTLIDAILPNVERGVRAVKAVMYRD, from the coding sequence ATGAGGGAAATACAGTTTAGGGAAGCTTTGCGCGAAGCAATGAGTGAAGAGATGAGAAGGGACAAAAATGTATTTCTCATGGGGGAAGAAGTGGCCGAATACAATGGAGCTTACAAAGTAAGCCAGGGCATGCTGGAAGAATTTGGCGCCACCAGGGTCATTGACACGCCAATCGCTGAATTGGGCTTTGCCGGGGTAGGCGTGGGCGCGGCCATGAACGGCACGCGGCCCATCATTGAATTTATGACCTTTAACTTCTCCCTGGTGGCCATCGACCAGGTGATCAACGCGGCCGCCAAAATGATGTCCATGTCCGGGGGCCAGTTCAATATTCCCATGGTGTTCAGGGGCCCGACCGGAAATGCGGGCATGCTCAGTTCGCAACATTCACAAAACTTTGAAAGTTGGTACGCCAACTGCCCAGGGCTTAAAGTGGTTATCCCTTCAAACCCGTATGATGCCAAAGGATTGCTCAAAACGGCCATTCGGGACGATGACCCCGTCATCTTCATGGAATCGGAATTGATGTATGGCGACAAGGGCGAAGTGCCTGAAGAAGAGTACCTGATCCCCATAGGGTCTGCGAAAGTGGTAAGGGAGGGCACCGATGTGACCATCGTTTCCTTTGGAAAGTTCATGAAAGTGGCATTGGCCACAGCAGAAGAATTGCAAAAGGAAGATATTTCTGCCGAAGTCATTGACCTTAGGTCGGTGCGCCCCATCGACTACGGTACGGTGGTGGAATCGGTGAAAAAGACAAACAGGCTGGTGATAATAGAAGAAGCGTGGCCCCTGGCCGCCATCTCCTCGGAGATTACCTACCATATCCAAAAATATGCCTTCGATTACCTGGATGCCCCTATCCACAGGATCAACAGCCTTGACGTGCCTCTGCCCTATGCACCTACCCTGATCGATGCCATACTGCCCAACGTGGAGAGGGGCGTGCGTGCCGTAAAAGCGGTAATGTACAGGGATTGA
- the tsaE gene encoding tRNA (adenosine(37)-N6)-threonylcarbamoyltransferase complex ATPase subunit type 1 TsaE: MPENWVKALGGRPASLAELEAVADELIAQAGTVKAWFFYGGMGTGKTTLIKVICKRLGVMGGTGSPTYSIINEYQTDRGEAAYHFDFYRLEKETEAYDMGVEEYFESGNYCFVEWPERIPTLYPAHYFKVRISENTNDTRIIEYTLP, encoded by the coding sequence ATGCCTGAAAATTGGGTAAAAGCACTGGGTGGCAGGCCCGCCTCCCTTGCTGAACTGGAAGCGGTAGCGGACGAATTGATTGCCCAAGCGGGGACGGTGAAGGCCTGGTTTTTTTACGGGGGGATGGGCACTGGCAAAACAACGCTGATAAAGGTTATTTGCAAGCGCCTGGGCGTGATGGGGGGCACAGGCAGCCCTACGTATTCCATCATAAACGAATACCAAACCGACAGAGGGGAGGCAGCCTACCACTTTGACTTTTACAGGTTGGAAAAGGAAACGGAAGCCTACGACATGGGTGTGGAGGAATATTTTGAATCGGGAAATTATTGTTTTGTGGAATGGCCGGAGCGTATCCCCACCCTCTATCCGGCACACTATTTCAAAGTGAGGATATCTGAAAACACGAACGATACTAGGATAATTGAATACACCTTGCCATGA
- a CDS encoding alanine dehydrogenase — protein sequence MTEKKKSGFAALAKSSLSPQEQLLKVKKKKGAFCIGLPMETSLQENRISLTPDAVSILVNNGHDIWVERKAGEASKFSDKEYSEAGAKIKYSAEEVFKADIILKIEPPTLEEIEYFRPGQTLISALQPGHLTREYVQALLKKRITALAWEFIEDKVGGIPIVRAMSEIAGSAVLLIAAEYLSSSNKGKGVILGGITGVTPTKMVIIGAGTVAEYCGRAALSLGAEIQIFDNHIYKLRRIKHILGHQFYTSTIDTATLSESLKNADVVVGALRAEKGRIRHVVSEEMVGQMKPDSLIIDLSIDQGGCVATSEITTHAKPVFKKYDVIHYCVPNVASRVAHTATTALSNIFTPTILRAEEEGGVEEMILSHRWFLRGVYSYKGNLTNEAIGRKFKLKYKNIELFMAARV from the coding sequence ATGACTGAGAAAAAGAAATCAGGGTTTGCGGCACTGGCAAAGTCCAGTTTGTCCCCGCAGGAACAATTGCTTAAAGTGAAAAAAAAGAAGGGCGCCTTTTGTATTGGGCTTCCGATGGAAACTTCCCTGCAGGAAAACAGGATAAGCCTGACCCCGGATGCCGTGTCCATCCTGGTGAACAATGGCCATGATATTTGGGTGGAACGCAAGGCAGGCGAGGCCTCTAAATTTTCGGACAAGGAATACAGCGAGGCGGGGGCAAAGATCAAATATTCAGCCGAAGAGGTGTTCAAGGCAGACATCATCCTTAAGATAGAGCCCCCAACCCTGGAGGAGATAGAGTATTTTAGGCCGGGGCAAACGTTGATTTCGGCCCTGCAACCGGGGCACCTCACCCGGGAGTATGTGCAGGCCTTGCTCAAGAAAAGGATTACGGCCCTGGCGTGGGAATTCATTGAAGACAAGGTAGGTGGCATACCCATTGTAAGGGCGATGAGCGAAATTGCAGGGAGTGCCGTGCTGTTGATTGCCGCAGAGTACCTCAGCTCTTCCAATAAGGGCAAGGGAGTGATCTTGGGCGGGATTACCGGGGTGACGCCTACCAAAATGGTGATTATCGGGGCGGGAACGGTGGCCGAATACTGTGGCAGGGCGGCCTTGAGTTTGGGTGCCGAAATCCAAATTTTTGACAACCACATCTATAAACTGAGGAGGATAAAGCACATCCTCGGCCACCAGTTCTATACGTCCACCATCGACACGGCCACCCTTAGCGAAAGTTTGAAAAATGCCGATGTGGTGGTGGGCGCGTTGCGGGCGGAAAAGGGGAGAATAAGGCATGTGGTATCGGAGGAAATGGTAGGCCAGATGAAACCCGACTCCCTGATTATCGACCTAAGCATTGACCAGGGAGGGTGTGTGGCCACTTCCGAAATCACCACGCATGCCAAGCCGGTGTTCAAAAAGTATGACGTGATCCATTACTGTGTGCCCAATGTGGCCTCCCGTGTGGCGCACACGGCCACCACGGCCCTAAGCAATATCTTCACGCCCACCATTTTACGGGCGGAGGAAGAAGGGGGCGTGGAGGAAATGATTTTGTCGCACCGCTGGTTTTTGAGGGGCGTTTACTCCTATAAGGGCAACCTTACCAACGAGGCCATTGGGAGGAAATTCAAATTGAAGTACAAGAACATAGAATTGTTTATGGCCGCACGGGTCTAG